The genome window CCGGACCTTcatttgcccatattctgcaattctgtgtactgacctGTCCTCGGAGATGAAAATGGGCTTCatatgtccacagaatgttccatggccagtCAAtgcccacttccatgcaagcaagaaattatGGAGCAAACCTTTGTCTAACTCCTGAATATGGGTAATTTTGTATgggcagcaatgcaggatgtttcacaaAATTTTATGCACAGTGCTTAAAGGCAtatccaatgttcaggcaattccccATACATTGCATGTATGCCAATCACCCCCTGATCCTTCCCCACCATCTACTGATGTCTGGACTACTTTCCATACTGCTTTCAAAGCCTGCCTGACAGCATGCAACATGATTTGATCGGGCATGATTCTGGTCAACTTACATAAGAACCCTTCTTTCCACACTATCAGAAATGGTCGTCCAGGAGACAATTACTACAGAAGTCTTTGGTTTTCTTTTCCCAGAAATGCAGCTGTGATGTATGCCGTCAGGCTTAGAGCCTAGCCTGTGTAGCTCCCGTTTGGTCTGGAACATGCTTGATCTACAGGGACTATTTTTTCCAGGAGTCTTGTACCTATCCTATTTAACAGAAGACTCTCGAAAAGCTCCTAAAGTTTAACACCACCCAAGAAGTGCTATTTGATTGTAACTTTCTGTTTCATCAGAAGATTTGTTCAGTTTCAAGAAAACAATAGTTTAGTAATTTTGAAAGTGTCTGGTAGATGTCCTGATTTCAGGATTGACCTATAAAGTTTGATAAGCCATATTTCAGTGCTCTTCCCTCAACAAATCAGAAACTGAGTGTTATCTCATTAAAACCAAGTGACAGGCCTGTCTTTACATTACATTGGGGAAAAAATATCCACCAAAACTGCAGGAATAAGGTTTTATTGTGTACAAGACAACACTTGGCCTATTCTCTCAACCAACATATAAGAATTCAacaattaaacaatgaaaaatataactTTACAGTACACATCTAAATATAAAACAAAGCTAATCTGAAACTAGTTTCAAAGCTAACAAGTTGATAAAAAATATTAAATCCTAAAAAACGTAGCATTACTTACTTAGGTTCCATTTCAGTCCCGTAGTAGTGACGGAATTGGCCTTTCCACCAATAGGGATTAAGCCACACCACACTTTTTCTGCAACGAGATCAGGTGGGAGAGAAATTTCATGGGAACCTGGCCTCAGCAACCATGTCAGGGAGTCTGACGACAGAAGGTAGACAGGCATAGCACCTTCCACATGTGTCATCTTGAAGAGAGTATTTATGTTGGCAAATATATggtccattcttcctgcagattGAACCACAGCTACAAGGGCATCCACCTATCACAATAACTGAATGACATATCTCAACAAAGGAGTCATGAATTAGAGGTTAAATTTAGAGACTAATTATTGCAGATTAAGAGTTAAATGTTGATATGTAGTACAGCTTCAAGAAATATAATGTTAGTAACATTAGCACTTGCCCACAATGTACGCATGCATGTGCAAATACACTCGTATGAAAAATCTAGATCTTTAAGCAACATCTCTGATAGAGAAAGTAATAGTCCCAGTCTGAAAAATCTCTTTCTTTTCAAGTCCCACCCTTATAAGCCACATTTGCTATCCTTTCAAAATACAGAATATCAGACTTTTAGTCTCTCTTACACCAATTACAATGTTGGGCTAGTCTTTTTGGATGTACTGATGGATCTTCGGGTCGTGGTGTTTGCCCTTGAAGCTCATGCACAGAGAAGTGTATGTTAGGGCAGCAAAATGTCATTGACCATGCTATATCGCCCACAGGCAGGTGCTTGACAAGCAGTCATAAGACACATGTAAACAAGAACAAAGGTTTATTATAACCCCAgtagagagatttaataacaaaggaaaaactCTTCTGAATAAGAAATAATACAACTTGTCAGACACCAACACGCACATGCCTGGAACACACAGTGAGACATGAGGACTATGCCACCAACAATCCCTAACGACAAAGGTTGAGCGTTTGGCATAGTTGACTGACAGGTATGTCTCTGTGTAGTCATAGGTTCCGCTGTGGTGTCTTCCATCcttgagcaaactgcatcagaaaaCTTGAACGAATGtacaaggttcacattgataaagcagagtgcaCAGCACTGTTGGCCACTAAAGAGTCCAGAAAGAAGGAAAaaccttagaaaaaaatcaaaataatgatATACAGTATAGTACAGGGTGCTTCTGAGAgactaaaaatagaaaaaaaagcacatattaagtgagttacattcTTTTGAAACTTTCGAAGCTGTTTCTGAAAATTtagattttctgttgcatttttccttaAATCTCgaaaaccacttcgagtagagtattcaaattttcagggagtaataacatagatatccagagtctactgaactaaaagaagaacacaaTGTTATCTgtaattacaattatttacattAACATACAAAAAGTACAccaaattttaaccatgtaattaaaaaaaatttatttccgaaagcagtggctgaaatgcaattattgtacttcagtagactcagaacatacagtttaatgtcttgTAGAAGttccatgtcaatggctacagtggttcctgaaatacatggAAGCCAAGTCAATAAATTTAACATTGGCAGGATAGGTCATTCCAACTCCCCTTGAAGGACAGAAACAGTCATCTATCAAAGTTTTGATAAAATTGGGGTTTTGTTTAAAAGAATGGTAGTTTTTAATGGTACAGCTGGGGTCAAAAGAGAGACCATCTGAATTTTTTTACTATCTGGCTTGACTTGCCACATCAGGATGGATAGTCTAGAATCTACTGTGTATCACCAAAGTTTGTACAAGAAGATACTTTGCTTTTCACTCATTCACTAGTGGACACTCCCTTTTCATTAAGAACAACGCTGATCTTAGGCAATAAAGCATTTATGAAATGCTGCACCATTGTGGGAAATTTTTTGTTGATGGAGCCTGACAAACATACGACGGATGGAAGTGGAGaaacatcagtatcaaagtacaatATGAATACAGACTCCAAAACCATCTTTGTCAATTATTTCCACCTCTTTCTGAAATAGTATCATGCATTAATATGTCCACAAACACACAAGATATAACCTCTATAAAGGTTAGGCTCTTGCTCCGGCTCTGCTCAGATCACACTGAACAcaaaaaaaatgactttttacaACTCTACAACCTTAAAAGGGTAGGCCACAATGTTAGGATTTACTTCAAACCTTTTACATATTTAGTAggccactaaaacaacataatgtgcaagtagtaaggtgcactaatatggcaattccgagaaaatcgcaagcgTAGTTTTTCGCATCTATCGTGTAACTGATTTATCTGTGCATAGGTGCTGGATGTTAGCGTTtgtggtggtcaagtggttagtaTTTGAGCTTTGTCAGATGAACGTAGATGAGGTGATGGTTTGACTTCCACTCAAACATTCATTTTTGCAGAACAAGTGTAACTTCTATGATACTAAAAAAAAAGTGCACCTACACTATTCATTCTTGCATTAGCAACGTGTTACTGCTAGGCAGattaactgccaaatggggcctgcctctgtgtctgcagctcaaAGTGTTGAGGTGCAGAGTAGTTCTGGGTACCTTATCAGATTGCATACATAAGGGATTCTGCAAAGcatgacaggcatacattttcaggaaaactgtgcttcttcatttacttgtcgatagttataaatatgtttgttctaataattaaatttaattaaaacaataagtagtcaaataacatgaaattcactaaaacttcatgcaaacggacatttttttaattgtattacCTTTCAAAAATAGATTCAACAAAATGACCAGtgttgaaaaaatataaattagaatTACGTTTGAGTTAGAGTCAAATCATTGCCTCATACGTTTGTCTTCCAAAGCTCCAACACTATCCACCTGACTGCCGCAAACGCTAACGTCCAGCACCTACACAcacatacatcagttacataatagatgcGTAAACCTTCTCTTAAATGTGTACAAAGTTCGAagcaaatctgtgatcccaacattGTGGCCTCCCCCCTGTTAGATTTAGCTGCTCAACCAAATAAACGATTTCACAAGCTTTTAGCATAATATACTCAAATATGTATCTGATTTATGATGCATTTAAGCAAGTAATCTAGATTTAATTCCCATAGTTGAGAAAATAGTAAATCAGCACTACTGTCTCGTCAgtgtaagaagatccctgacaactGGCCGTGCATTTCCCAGCTTTCACTGTGAAGCTGAAACAGTTGCAGGTGAAAATAATAGCAGTCTATAGAGCTGTGACAATGTACATATGTTACCATAGAGACCTTTACAAAATTGCATTACATGATGATTGCGGTAGGTGCACAAAGCTGTTGTGCTCAACTTACAGCATCTGTCAGAGATCAGCTTATACTGCCTCGAAAATAGCCACAATCTGTTGTTAGCATACTACACTGAAGTACTGTAGCCTGATACCATGTCTGCTGATGTATAACTCTACACATTCTACATGCCTACAGCAATTTTTTGGTACACCACTTGTGAATGAATGAATAAGTGGGCCACTTACATCAATCTTATTAGCTATAGCAACAAAACCAAGACTCCTTCACTTCCTAAATTTGGCAGACAAACTATAATTCAGCTCATCTATCAAATCTTAGGATTCCTGTTGCTACAGCATTGCCAAGAGTTAATACAGGACAACTAGGCCTAATATGTGTTGTGCATTCACTAGGTGCCCTACACACTACCAGAAATAAGTAAGACAGTTCATTTAAGGGCCAGAAATTAAATTTATATATATTAAGAATGCAGAGTTTTACAGCGATatgtactgataaaattctctTGAGCTTCCAGTTGTGTCAAGGGTTCAAAATCCATGAGCTTTCGGCTGAGCActcctcagccattgtcaagtAGTGACCGTCTTTTGGTTGCTGCCACCACACTTACATAGCTGTCTGCCTTCTCTGACATCACTGGTGCTCATTCTACCACCATATAAGGTAATGTTTTCACTGCACACCAGCTTCAACCTTCCCATGGCTGAATCCCAAGCTGTACTTAGCTGCAAACAGTCTTCTTTATTTAGCACGATGTTACAAATTTTTTGTCAATCGCTTCTTTAGTTCCTCTATCTCAGAAACTATTAGTCCATATAATAACAGATGTCTCTTCAAATGCAATATAATGTGTATTTTCTAAGTCCCAAAGGTGAAAGCATCTCATGTTCCACACAGTGCCATTCAATGGTACGCACAGTTGGTCCTACATAAAACTGTCTACATCCAAatggtattttatatactcctggcgttcATGGATGTGGCTGAGTGCACAAGAGAATTTTGTCAATATAGATTAGTATAAGTGAAGCATGTAGTCAATAAATATCTAAAATATCATACCTGCAATTGCCTGACAGTTTCAATTAATGAAAGTGTAAAACTTTAAAGCAAAAAACAAATCACATTCATCCCTAACAATTTTTCCACACACCTATTATTTGCCTTCATTAATTACAATAGACAAAGTTGCAACAAAAACTGAACAACACATTTACCTTAATTTTCACCTTGCCAAGATGCTCAACAGCAAACAAAGCAGCTTTTGTAAAATCAGTTTTATTCTGATCCGGAGTGACAACAACAGGAACCCCTCTCTTCTTGTAGTAGTCAAGAACACATTCCTCCACAGAATCTAAATCTCCTGTTATGAAATCAGGCAATGAACAGCTTTCTTCTTCACTGAACTTAAACCAACGGTTGGTTCCTCCATCAACCGTAATCCTCAAGGATGCTGAGGTAATGTGAAAATCAAAAGTTTAGAAACATGCATCTTGAAAAGAAATCCATTTATCTTATGTACTAAGCATGTTTTGAGAAAATTTACAGTAGTAACAAATATCCTACCAATAGTGATTGGACTCTTAAGCTGTTGAATCAAagataataaaaaatgttttatttttcaacattatgcTTACTTACAGTTTTACAAGTGATAAAGACAGCGATTTCATCACAGAAATAGCATTAAGCCATATGCACCATACAATTAAGATACTGCACGTCTCTGCAGTCCTTTTTTTTCATAAGCACTAAAAATTATTATGGTAGCCTAATTAGTGATTGTTATTAGCTTCCATTACAGACAAACATTAAAAGTGAGGGCCAAGGGGTGATATTACAACCTTCCCTTCCCCCTACTTCGCCCTGAAATATTGGTTGTTTCGAATATGCATGTAGCCTGAGGTCTATGTAGTGTAGTAGTGTAACAATCTAGTTGTAACTGCATAAACTAGAACAATGTACAGAAGCAGGCAAGGGAGTACAATGTACCACTTCCCAAAAGTAAATGCAATAAATCGTGTGTTAGCAAATACAACCTTACAGAAAATATTATCACTTTCAGTATTATCAGGAAATTTGAAGAAACTAACAGTGCAGTCACTAACAATAGCAGTGTGTACAAGAAAGCTATAAGATGtttacataaaagttttctggatccAGATTCCTGGGAGAAAAAAAGTGAAAAGAACACTACATAAGGGTTATATAAACAGTGGAGGGGCTACATTGAAGGGCCAGTTGGAGGAAACAAAGCTGCTGCTTCACTTTCAACCTTATCTCAGAATTACAGCACTTCGTTCTCTTATCAATAAATGAAAGAGAATGACCTGCTGGCATAACTAACTTTTTTGTACGATACATGTTCCCTTTTCTATGCCTTCAAAGATGTCAAATTATGTTGTCTTAACTAGTAACATTTTATGGTGCTTCACATTATTTCCGGTGTGATCCACATTTGTGGCCTTGAAATATCTTACATtaataatttgtttaaataaaatagtatGACCTAAACTGATATGTCAGCCTTGTCTAaatatcatttaaaatatttttgcttaccGTTCTGCCACAGAGAAAGCATAGCTGCACGATTGTGTCTTATAGGCTGATTTAAAATCATAACAACATAGCTAAATTTACTTCCGTCTGGTGTTAATATTTTCAATGTATCCCATCGATGCACACTGTCTTCCAAGTCAGTCACATTCATGTTACACTGTTGTTTGAGCTGCTACTTGATTCACACATTGTATATTTTACGATCAAGTAGAAAAACTTGGCTTTTCTGGGTAATCTACTATCTCAGAATAATTTCTTTACAGCAGCTGCGTTTTGTTGTCATGAAAAACTGATGCGCCATATGACACGAATACTCATCACAGGTTCAGATTAAGTTGACAACAAGGAAAACATACTTTTTAAGAACTAAACGCTACAACCCACACGCCGGCTACGGAAGTCACATTGAGCTACCATGCTCTTGAAAGACCGCATTTATGATCAATGGTTTGTGTACGCAGGGCTGCCAATGGAGCGCCGATGGAAATCCTTACTGCTCTCCAGGCAGATACAAATTTCTTTCAGAAATAGTCTTCGTAACCATCTCTCTGCATGTCCAATAAATGGAACTTTTATAATGTCTCTTGCAATTTGCATTTGGATGGCTATTCTACAGCAAGGCTGAGGAAGACATTAACACAGTCAAAAATTTTAGACTGTGCAGGGCTGTACAATCTCCGGTTAGCAACCGCTTAAgcgctattctcggaatagcgcggggGACGCATTGGCCGAACAGGGATTAActcctaaccagagaataaaatcTGGATAAAGACCAGTTCACACTGGCCGTCACGTCACGTCATGTCCCGTTCcgtccttcgaccatagatactaatagactgggcaagcagtgcagcggctatacatctggcgtggctgcaacatagaatcacgtgactgttggcagaacgtcggcgggagttcaaggcagcattctgattcctgatttcacttccagtatttctcagtggatttcctgctaacttcaccacattaaatgtagcttatgtaaacacagctagaagtgataaattattgcgtaaccactgtacaaatttagttttacagccattacttcacaatgaactttgcGAACTGCTGAAATACTTTCGATGTTCGACAATATATTCGTTGCGAATATTTgagtgttaccaattatgagatgcattctctactaacaatacgcgttatgcactgcataaaatgtaaatattgcgtgtgtgtgttttagtgctttggttgtagaaagtgttatagacttcataaatcggcataaacaacgaaacctgtaacgtaaacacacgtgttaacatcgaatgtaacgaacccaattgtgtcgttcacccacaaaacgtaaagcagtttcatttgaaagctcgtttttggtttaaacagtttgtttcgtaggtgtctcaaataagatatctacaaaataAGTACttacttacatgaatacttgttccacagatcatgactACGATACTTCGCAATgttgtgtcagtttaatgaaaggtagacctatcattacatgacaattcttcc of Schistocerca serialis cubense isolate TAMUIC-IGC-003099 chromosome 2, iqSchSeri2.2, whole genome shotgun sequence contains these proteins:
- the LOC126455450 gene encoding thiamin pyrophosphokinase 1 produces the protein MNVTDLEDSVHRWDTLKILTPDGSKFSYVVMILNQPIRHNRAAMLSLWQNASLRITVDGGTNRWFKFSEEESCSLPDFITGDLDSVEECVLDYYKKRGVPVVVTPDQNKTDFTKAALFAVEHLGKVKIKVDALVAVVQSAGRMDHIFANINTLFKMTHVEGAMPVYLLSSDSLTWLLRPGSHEISLPPDLVAEKVWCGLIPIGGKANSVTTTGLKWNLNDTPMEFGGCVSTSNKYCEEVVTIKTDSFLLWTMGLQKDDVS